A genomic segment from Stappia indica encodes:
- a CDS encoding pyridoxal phosphate-dependent aminotransferase, protein MGFIADALSRVKPSATIAVTNKARELKAAGRDVIGLGAGEPDFDTPENIKAAAIAAITEGKTKYTAVDGIPELKAAICAKFQRENGLTYEPSQITVGTGGKQVLYNALIATINPGDEVIVPTPYWVSYPDMVLLAGGEPVIVEADKSTFKITAEALEAAITPKTKWFIFNSPSNPSGAAYTREELKALTDVLLRHPQVWVMSDDMYEHLVYDGFEFTTPAQVEPKLYDRTLTVNGVSKAYAMTGWRIGYAGGPVELIKAMAKVQSQSTSNPSSIAQWAAVEALNGPQDFIPANNEVFKARRDLVVSMLNQAKGLTCPMPEGAFYVFPSCAGTLGKTAPSGKVIETDEDFVTELLESEGVAVVQGSAFGLGPNFRISYATSTEALEEACTRIQRFCGNLK, encoded by the coding sequence ATGGGCTTCATCGCCGACGCACTTTCGCGCGTCAAACCGTCCGCTACCATCGCCGTGACCAACAAGGCTCGCGAACTCAAGGCCGCCGGGCGCGACGTCATCGGTCTGGGCGCGGGCGAGCCCGATTTCGACACGCCGGAGAACATCAAGGCCGCCGCGATTGCCGCGATCACCGAGGGCAAGACGAAATACACGGCCGTCGACGGCATCCCCGAGCTCAAGGCGGCGATCTGCGCCAAGTTCCAGCGCGAGAACGGCCTGACCTACGAGCCGTCGCAGATCACCGTCGGAACGGGCGGCAAGCAGGTGCTGTACAACGCGCTGATCGCCACCATCAATCCGGGCGACGAGGTCATCGTGCCGACCCCTTACTGGGTCAGCTATCCGGACATGGTGCTGCTGGCCGGCGGCGAGCCGGTGATCGTCGAGGCCGACAAGTCGACCTTCAAGATCACCGCCGAGGCGCTGGAAGCGGCGATCACGCCGAAGACCAAGTGGTTCATCTTCAACTCGCCGTCGAACCCGTCGGGCGCCGCCTATACGCGCGAGGAGCTGAAGGCGCTGACCGACGTGCTGCTGCGCCACCCGCAGGTGTGGGTGATGTCGGACGACATGTACGAGCACCTCGTCTATGACGGCTTCGAGTTCACCACCCCGGCGCAGGTCGAGCCGAAGCTCTACGACCGCACGCTGACGGTGAACGGCGTCTCCAAGGCCTATGCCATGACCGGCTGGCGCATCGGCTATGCCGGCGGCCCGGTCGAGCTGATCAAGGCGATGGCCAAGGTGCAGTCCCAGTCGACGTCCAACCCGAGCTCCATCGCCCAGTGGGCGGCGGTCGAGGCGCTGAACGGTCCGCAGGACTTCATCCCGGCCAACAACGAGGTGTTCAAGGCCCGCCGCGATCTCGTCGTGTCGATGCTGAACCAGGCCAAGGGCTTGACCTGCCCGATGCCGGAAGGCGCGTTCTACGTCTTCCCGTCCTGCGCTGGCACGCTCGGCAAGACCGCACCGTCCGGCAAGGTGATCGAGACCGACGAGGACTTCGTCACCGAACTGCTCGAGAGCGAGGGCGTTGCCGTCGTCCAGGGATCGGCCTTCGGCCTCGGCCCCAACTTCCGCATCTCCTACGCGACCTCGACCGAGGCGCTGGAGGAGGCCTGCACCCGTATCCAGCGCTTCTGCGGCAATCTGAAGTAA
- a CDS encoding PAS domain-containing protein: MDAMEKTARPAAVTATEADGEAATVTAGAGSGAPAMSVAGLSFFTVDIQAKRVIWLEPRSLDFEHRSGLNEASLSTALRHMAQNDQKQILGLIQQAVKTGTAGPIELGGDDLGAGLSLVAMRYQVEGGRTFVIAVSGAEVEDEANGTAVRGVAPLIRHLVEDSEKSVLVVDSFGYLRYANDAFNKLFEIGDTSLCIGRNIAHIPNRVGKTLASVVLTALARRAPMDGSKRFFLASGDSFTLTFDVIPFRVSAGLGGVVFSASKVKERGVDFQQIFNCVHAPMLVIDVRTRMLVSANTAARKTFAVTEQLMESAPITETMLHPKTFVSLIEHARKGGNTPLQATVSGFDGVTRSKRMRVTLIESGPTHYLLIESKH, from the coding sequence ATGGATGCAATGGAGAAGACTGCCCGGCCGGCGGCTGTGACCGCGACCGAGGCGGATGGCGAGGCTGCGACCGTTACGGCAGGTGCGGGCAGCGGGGCGCCGGCAATGTCGGTTGCCGGCCTGTCCTTCTTCACGGTCGATATCCAGGCGAAGCGCGTCATCTGGCTGGAGCCGCGCTCGCTCGACTTCGAGCATCGCTCGGGGCTGAACGAGGCCTCGCTCTCGACGGCGTTGCGCCATATGGCGCAGAACGACCAGAAGCAGATCCTGGGGCTCATCCAGCAGGCGGTGAAGACCGGCACGGCCGGCCCGATCGAGCTTGGCGGCGACGATCTGGGCGCCGGCCTGTCGCTGGTGGCGATGCGCTACCAGGTCGAGGGCGGGCGAACCTTCGTCATCGCCGTGTCCGGCGCGGAGGTCGAGGACGAGGCGAACGGCACGGCGGTGCGCGGTGTCGCGCCGCTCATTCGCCATCTGGTGGAGGACAGCGAGAAGTCGGTGCTGGTCGTCGACAGTTTCGGCTACCTGCGCTACGCCAACGATGCCTTCAACAAGCTGTTCGAGATCGGCGACACGTCGCTGTGCATCGGCCGCAATATCGCGCATATCCCAAATCGCGTGGGCAAGACGCTTGCCTCGGTGGTGCTGACCGCACTGGCGCGTCGAGCGCCGATGGACGGCAGCAAGCGCTTCTTCCTGGCCAGCGGCGATTCCTTCACGCTGACCTTCGACGTGATCCCGTTCCGGGTGTCGGCAGGGCTCGGTGGCGTGGTGTTTTCCGCGTCGAAGGTCAAGGAGCGCGGGGTCGACTTCCAGCAGATCTTCAACTGCGTGCATGCGCCGATGCTCGTGATCGATGTGCGCACGCGCATGCTGGTCTCGGCCAACACCGCGGCGCGCAAGACCTTCGCGGTGACCGAGCAGCTGATGGAATCGGCTCCGATCACCGAGACGATGCTGCATCCCAAGACCTTCGTCAGCCTGATCGAACATGCGCGCAAGGGCGGCAACACCCCGCTGCAGGCGACCGTGAGCGGCTTCGACGGCGTGACGCGGAGCAAGCGCATGCGGGTGACGCTGATCGAGAGCGGCCCGACGCACTATCTCCTGATCGAAAGCAAGCACTAG
- a CDS encoding DUF3775 domain-containing protein, whose amino-acid sequence MAVNLTLSPATMRMLVQKARAASASDLDGGYEDGRDREIEFDADTLQDSHAHDGLAEEETDDLSAEELAELIADLNVDEAAELVATVWIGRGDYEPDDFDQAVDDARDRAFRSTAKYLIGMPLFADHLEAGLDALDL is encoded by the coding sequence ATGGCGGTCAATCTGACACTTTCTCCGGCAACAATGCGCATGCTGGTCCAGAAGGCCCGCGCAGCCTCGGCCTCGGATCTCGACGGCGGCTACGAAGACGGCCGCGACCGGGAAATCGAGTTCGACGCGGACACGCTCCAGGACAGCCATGCCCACGACGGGCTCGCCGAAGAAGAGACCGACGACCTGTCGGCCGAGGAACTGGCCGAACTGATCGCGGATCTTAACGTCGATGAAGCTGCCGAACTCGTCGCCACCGTATGGATCGGCCGCGGCGACTACGAGCCCGACGATTTCGACCAGGCGGTCGACGATGCCCGCGACAGGGCGTTCCGCTCCACGGCCAAGTATCTGATCGGTATGCCGCTTTTCGCCGATCACCTGGAAGCCGGCCTCGACGCGCTGGATCTTTGA
- a CDS encoding TadE/TadG family type IV pilus assembly protein, with the protein MLAVLKHFLRARSGASAVEFALVLPVFILVMLGIIAYGIYFGATHSVAQLAADAARASIAGLSDQERVRIVTEHVQRNAGQYALIDAGSVTVDAGPIAGDVTQFKVAVVYDASRLPIWTLGPILPLPSQTIRRVAVIKRGGY; encoded by the coding sequence ATGCTTGCGGTTCTGAAACACTTTCTGCGTGCAAGATCGGGCGCGTCGGCGGTCGAGTTCGCCCTGGTGCTTCCCGTGTTCATTCTGGTGATGCTCGGGATCATCGCGTACGGCATCTATTTCGGGGCGACCCACAGTGTCGCCCAGCTTGCTGCCGATGCGGCGCGAGCCTCGATTGCCGGCCTGTCCGATCAGGAGCGGGTGCGCATCGTCACCGAGCACGTACAGCGCAACGCCGGCCAGTACGCGTTGATCGATGCCGGCAGTGTCACGGTCGATGCAGGCCCGATCGCAGGCGACGTCACCCAGTTCAAGGTGGCGGTGGTCTACGACGCCAGCCGCCTGCCGATCTGGACGCTGGGGCCCATTCTTCCGCTGCCGAGCCAGACGATCCGGCGTGTCGCCGTGATCAAGCGCGGCGGCTATTGA
- a CDS encoding heparan-alpha-glucosaminide N-acetyltransferase, with amino-acid sequence MTKTASAPALPYSGRIDALDVARGLALATMAVYHFSWDLKWFGAVDWPVDSGLGWRIFAMAIAASFLFLVGVGQVLAHRSALRLDRALLRAGKIALAAAAISLATYFALAEQYVRFGILHAIAAGSLLALPALRAPLWLVGGLALAALALPSVVSLSFPGDAWLVWTGLIADPPLSVDYVPLLPWMAAILAGIVAGRLALASGLFAHLAAWTAQGPATRLAALAGRHSLLVYLVHQPILFGLVWTAATLGLTPDRTAETFVEQCVQSCTITGEEAACRATCSCTVEALRADGTWQALLARPEDPGLNDLLAERYRMCRLQAN; translated from the coding sequence GTGACAAAGACCGCTTCCGCACCCGCCCTTCCCTATTCCGGCAGGATCGATGCGCTCGACGTGGCGCGCGGGCTCGCGCTCGCCACCATGGCCGTCTACCACTTTTCCTGGGACCTGAAATGGTTCGGCGCGGTCGACTGGCCCGTCGATTCCGGCCTCGGCTGGCGGATCTTCGCCATGGCCATCGCGGCGAGCTTTCTCTTTCTCGTCGGCGTCGGGCAGGTCCTCGCCCATCGCAGCGCCTTGCGGCTGGACCGCGCCCTGCTGCGGGCGGGCAAGATCGCCCTTGCCGCCGCGGCCATCAGCCTTGCCACCTATTTCGCACTCGCCGAGCAATATGTCCGCTTCGGCATCCTGCATGCGATCGCGGCCGGTTCGCTGCTGGCGCTGCCGGCGCTGCGCGCGCCTCTCTGGCTGGTGGGCGGGCTGGCGCTGGCCGCGCTCGCCCTGCCGAGCGTCGTATCGCTCAGCTTTCCCGGCGATGCCTGGCTCGTGTGGACGGGCCTCATCGCCGATCCGCCGCTTTCGGTCGATTACGTGCCGCTGCTGCCCTGGATGGCGGCGATCCTGGCGGGCATCGTCGCAGGCAGGCTGGCGCTCGCCTCCGGGCTCTTTGCGCACCTCGCGGCCTGGACGGCACAGGGACCGGCGACACGCCTTGCCGCACTTGCCGGCCGCCACTCGCTGCTCGTCTATCTCGTCCACCAGCCGATCCTGTTCGGCCTGGTCTGGACGGCAGCGACCCTCGGCCTGACGCCGGACCGCACGGCGGAGACCTTCGTCGAACAATGCGTGCAAAGCTGCACCATCACCGGGGAGGAGGCCGCCTGCCGCGCTACCTGCAGCTGCACGGTGGAGGCCCTTCGCGCCGACGGCACATGGCAGGCCCTGCTCGCCCGCCCCGAGGACCCCGGCCTCAACGACCTGCTGGCCGAGCGCTATCGCATGTGCCGCTTGCAGGCGAACTGA
- a CDS encoding PQQ-dependent sugar dehydrogenase, with the protein MATTVLAGSAVLAAACVSVSAQSVHTAGDVRFSVEQVVGDLSYPWGFDFLPDGSLLVNEVDGRMLLVSPDGDSRIEVAGVPEVRASGQGGLLDLVVAPDYGDTGTVYFTFSEPGQGGAGTAAARARLVVADGAARLEDVKVLASMNRKTSGGRHFGSRIVPAPDGTLFVTLGDRGEEDRAQDPQDHAGSVLRIAADGSIPSDNPFADGGQALPEIWSTGHRNIQGAAIEPETGVLWTVEHGARGGDEINIPQAGKNYGWPVISYGRHYSGLSIGVGTKAEGYEQPVHYWDPSIAPSGMAFYTGDAVPQWRGDLFVGALKDQLISRLEVAGGKVVSEEQLIAGEYGRIRTLRNGPDGALWFSTDEGEGAIYRISGAP; encoded by the coding sequence TTGGCCACCACCGTCCTTGCGGGCAGCGCAGTTCTTGCCGCCGCCTGCGTCAGCGTTTCCGCCCAGTCCGTCCACACGGCCGGCGATGTCCGTTTCTCGGTCGAACAGGTCGTCGGTGATCTTTCCTATCCCTGGGGCTTCGACTTCCTTCCCGACGGCTCGCTGCTGGTGAACGAGGTCGACGGGCGGATGCTGCTCGTCTCGCCGGATGGCGACAGCCGCATCGAGGTCGCCGGCGTGCCGGAGGTTCGTGCCTCCGGGCAGGGCGGCTTGCTCGATCTCGTCGTCGCCCCGGACTACGGCGACACCGGCACGGTCTATTTCACGTTTTCCGAGCCGGGGCAGGGCGGGGCAGGCACGGCCGCCGCGCGCGCCCGGCTGGTGGTCGCCGACGGTGCTGCGCGGCTGGAGGACGTGAAGGTCCTTGCGAGCATGAACCGCAAGACGTCCGGCGGACGGCATTTCGGCTCCCGCATCGTCCCGGCGCCCGACGGTACGCTTTTCGTCACGCTGGGAGATCGCGGCGAAGAGGACCGGGCGCAGGATCCGCAGGACCATGCGGGTTCGGTGCTCAGGATCGCTGCCGACGGCTCTATCCCGTCGGACAATCCGTTTGCGGATGGCGGGCAGGCGCTGCCCGAGATCTGGTCGACCGGCCATCGCAACATCCAGGGCGCGGCCATCGAGCCGGAGACTGGCGTCTTGTGGACCGTGGAGCACGGTGCGCGCGGCGGCGACGAGATCAACATCCCGCAAGCCGGCAAGAACTACGGCTGGCCGGTGATCTCCTACGGCCGGCACTATTCGGGCCTCAGCATCGGCGTCGGCACCAAGGCGGAGGGCTACGAGCAGCCGGTGCATTACTGGGATCCGTCCATCGCGCCGTCGGGCATGGCCTTCTACACCGGCGATGCGGTGCCGCAGTGGCGCGGCGACCTGTTCGTCGGGGCGCTCAAGGACCAGTTGATCTCGCGGCTGGAGGTCGCGGGCGGCAAGGTCGTCTCCGAAGAGCAGCTGATCGCCGGCGAGTACGGGCGCATCCGCACCCTGCGCAACGGGCCGGACGGGGCGCTGTGGTTCTCGACCGACGAGGGAGAGGGCGCGATCTACCGGATTTCCGGCGCGCCCTGA
- a CDS encoding TadG family pilus assembly protein has translation MSFPPPSCSSSLSRAKARRRPSRWRGISGFSRNRDGSIAIMTGFFFFVMMGLLAIAIDMASLYLERRTLQGVADIAAVAGASDIPRAEAAVAATLAANDVDARYTVVRGRYTADPQVDHTRRFAANATPYNAVQVSLEKAGRLYFAKVFSAQSATLGVRSMAANAELAAFSVGTRLLALRDGVANQLLGNMLGTRVELTVMDYQGLASADVQVAQVIDAVASEINLKAGTFQDVVDASVTAGDIVAAMAKVTGENGDAAANLALRRLLLGGGLGAKVPLSSLVDLGPFSSVAIGDPAPGFDARVSAMQILSSSAILANGKRQVQVDLGAEVPGLLSLKLDLAIGEMPQHTAMIAIGPNSTRVRTAQARLRLLASVGGQGLLKNLSVNLPLMIDLAHAQAQLASMACTSSGPSRVTVAARPGIAEAWIGHMRDADFNDFSRTPQLSRAKIIDAALIRVNGRAQVNIGNLSDTQVSFTGLDVERGTVKRVGTSSIAGSLVSTLVGNLDLEVQVLTLGLILPGPLLTAVGDLLGTIAEPLDAIVHGTLTTLGLHLGEADIRVHGAHCGGGMLAG, from the coding sequence ATGTCTTTCCCCCCTCCGTCCTGCTCGTCCTCCCTGTCACGTGCGAAAGCCCGTCGGCGGCCGTCGCGCTGGCGCGGCATTAGCGGGTTTTCGCGCAATCGCGACGGCTCGATCGCCATCATGACCGGCTTCTTCTTCTTCGTGATGATGGGGTTGCTGGCCATTGCCATCGACATGGCCTCCCTCTACCTGGAGCGGCGCACCTTGCAGGGCGTCGCCGATATCGCCGCCGTCGCCGGCGCATCGGACATTCCGCGGGCTGAGGCTGCGGTTGCCGCGACCCTCGCCGCCAATGACGTCGATGCCCGCTACACCGTCGTGCGCGGCCGCTATACGGCGGATCCGCAGGTCGACCACACCCGGCGCTTTGCCGCCAACGCCACGCCCTACAACGCGGTGCAGGTGTCGCTGGAAAAGGCCGGACGGCTCTACTTCGCCAAGGTGTTCAGTGCCCAGTCGGCGACCCTTGGCGTGCGGTCCATGGCGGCCAATGCCGAGCTTGCCGCCTTTTCCGTGGGAACGCGCCTGCTCGCCTTGCGCGACGGGGTTGCGAACCAGCTGCTTGGCAACATGCTGGGAACCCGGGTCGAGCTGACGGTCATGGATTATCAGGGCCTGGCCTCGGCCGATGTGCAGGTGGCGCAGGTGATAGATGCGGTCGCCTCCGAGATCAATCTCAAGGCGGGCACGTTCCAGGACGTTGTGGATGCCTCGGTGACCGCCGGGGACATCGTCGCGGCGATGGCCAAGGTGACGGGCGAGAACGGCGATGCCGCCGCCAACCTTGCGCTGAGGCGGCTGCTGCTCGGCGGCGGCCTCGGGGCAAAGGTGCCGCTGTCCTCGCTGGTCGATCTCGGGCCGTTCTCGAGCGTGGCCATCGGCGATCCGGCGCCCGGCTTCGATGCGCGGGTCTCGGCCATGCAGATCCTGTCGTCCTCGGCGATCCTCGCCAACGGCAAGCGGCAGGTGCAGGTCGATCTCGGCGCCGAGGTGCCGGGCCTGCTCTCCCTCAAGCTCGACCTTGCCATCGGAGAGATGCCGCAGCACACGGCGATGATCGCCATCGGACCCAACTCGACCCGCGTGCGGACGGCGCAGGCGCGGCTTCGGCTGCTCGCGTCCGTCGGCGGGCAGGGGCTGTTGAAGAACCTCAGCGTCAACCTGCCGCTGATGATCGACCTTGCCCATGCGCAGGCGCAGCTCGCCTCCATGGCCTGCACGTCGAGCGGGCCGTCCCGGGTGACCGTGGCCGCCCGGCCGGGCATCGCGGAAGCCTGGATCGGCCATATGCGCGATGCGGACTTCAACGACTTCTCGCGCACGCCGCAGCTGTCGCGGGCAAAGATCATCGATGCCGCGCTGATCCGGGTGAACGGGCGCGCCCAGGTGAACATCGGCAACCTGTCGGACACGCAGGTGAGCTTCACCGGCCTCGATGTGGAGCGCGGCACCGTCAAGCGGGTCGGCACCAGTTCCATCGCCGGGTCGCTGGTCAGCACGCTGGTCGGCAATCTCGATCTGGAAGTGCAGGTCCTGACGCTGGGCCTCATCCTGCCCGGGCCGCTGCTCACGGCGGTGGGCGATCTGCTCGGCACCATCGCCGAGCCGCTGGATGCGATCGTCCACGGCACGCTGACGACGCTGGGCCTGCATCTGGGCGAGGCGGATATCCGCGTGCACGGCGCCCATTGCGGCGGCGGCATGCTGGCCGGCTGA
- a CDS encoding elongation factor G produces MGADRVNGGAAGGRETGPRCIGIFGPFGSGKTTLLEAVLARTGAIARQGTVGAGNTVGDGAPEARAHAMSVEVNVAEAEHLGERFTFLDCPGAVDFLGDMVGVMPGIDLAVVVAEADEKKVPALQVILKQLEDRGIPRLLFLNKIDRTSSRLRDVLAMLQPASAVPLVLRQIPIWNEGIATGFIDLALERAYVYRELAESQVINIPNEAMAREVEARFSMLETLADHDDVLMESLLEDIAPERERIFADIGGEMREGLICPVLFGSAEHGNGVGRLLKALRHDAPGVAATRARLGLEETDGPVVQILKTVHTLHAGKLSVGRLLCGRLSDADTLTRPDGEQVRISGFYRVNGQQASKRPQAEAGDTVGLGKLDGVNTGDTLGGSAPAPQLAPLEMPQPVLGLAISPRERRDEVKLSAALAKLCEEDPALVVTQAQDTGETRLDGQGEMHLRVALERLTGKYGLAVETGDPAIPYRETIRAGASVRARHKKQSGGHGQFGDVAIDIRPLGRGEGFVFNDTITGGVIPKQYIPSVRAGVEEALKTGTLGFPTVDIAVTLTDGSYHSVDSSDQAFRMAAIQAMREGLPDCRPVLLEPVHQVTIACPSEATARINAIVSARRGQLLGFDARSGWSGWDEVQALIPATELSGLIVELRSATAGVATYSSRFDHLAELTGKAADLVLARHGRQAA; encoded by the coding sequence ATGGGCGCAGACAGGGTGAATGGCGGTGCAGCCGGCGGCAGGGAAACGGGGCCCCGGTGCATCGGGATCTTCGGGCCGTTCGGCAGCGGCAAGACCACGCTGCTGGAAGCGGTGCTCGCCCGCACAGGGGCCATAGCAAGACAGGGAACGGTGGGAGCCGGCAACACGGTGGGCGACGGTGCGCCGGAAGCACGCGCCCATGCCATGAGCGTCGAGGTCAACGTGGCCGAGGCGGAACATCTGGGCGAGCGGTTCACCTTTCTCGACTGTCCGGGGGCTGTCGACTTTCTCGGCGACATGGTCGGTGTCATGCCCGGCATCGACCTGGCCGTCGTCGTCGCGGAAGCCGACGAGAAGAAGGTTCCGGCGCTGCAGGTGATCCTCAAGCAGCTGGAGGATCGCGGCATCCCGCGCCTGCTCTTCCTCAACAAGATCGACCGTACGTCCTCGCGGCTGCGCGACGTGCTGGCCATGCTGCAGCCGGCCTCGGCCGTGCCGCTGGTGCTGCGCCAGATCCCGATCTGGAACGAGGGCATCGCCACCGGTTTCATCGATCTCGCGCTGGAGCGGGCCTATGTCTACCGCGAGCTCGCCGAGAGCCAGGTCATCAACATTCCGAACGAGGCGATGGCACGCGAGGTCGAGGCGCGCTTCTCCATGCTGGAGACGCTGGCCGACCATGACGACGTGTTGATGGAATCGCTGCTGGAGGACATCGCCCCTGAGCGCGAACGGATCTTCGCCGATATCGGCGGGGAAATGCGCGAGGGACTGATCTGCCCGGTGCTGTTCGGCTCGGCCGAGCATGGCAACGGCGTCGGCCGGCTGCTCAAGGCGCTGCGTCACGACGCGCCGGGCGTCGCCGCCACCCGTGCGCGCCTCGGTCTCGAGGAGACGGACGGACCCGTGGTGCAGATCCTCAAGACGGTGCACACGCTGCATGCCGGCAAGCTGTCGGTCGGGCGGCTCCTCTGCGGCCGGCTTTCAGACGCCGACACGCTGACCCGGCCCGACGGCGAACAGGTGCGCATTTCCGGCTTCTACCGGGTGAACGGACAGCAGGCGTCGAAGCGCCCGCAGGCCGAGGCCGGTGATACGGTAGGGCTCGGCAAGCTCGACGGCGTCAACACCGGCGACACATTGGGCGGATCGGCCCCGGCGCCGCAGCTGGCGCCGCTGGAGATGCCGCAGCCGGTGCTCGGCCTCGCGATCTCGCCGCGCGAGCGCCGCGACGAGGTGAAGCTCTCCGCGGCCCTTGCGAAACTCTGCGAGGAGGATCCGGCGCTGGTCGTCACCCAGGCCCAGGACACGGGCGAGACCCGTCTCGACGGCCAGGGCGAGATGCATCTGCGCGTCGCGCTGGAGCGGCTGACCGGCAAATACGGCCTTGCGGTGGAAACCGGCGACCCCGCGATCCCCTATCGCGAGACGATCCGCGCGGGGGCCTCGGTACGCGCCCGCCACAAGAAGCAGTCGGGCGGCCACGGCCAGTTCGGCGACGTTGCCATCGACATCCGTCCGCTCGGGCGCGGCGAGGGCTTCGTCTTCAATGACACGATCACCGGCGGCGTCATTCCCAAGCAATACATCCCGTCGGTGCGTGCGGGCGTCGAGGAGGCCCTGAAGACCGGTACGCTCGGCTTTCCGACCGTCGACATCGCGGTGACGCTCACCGACGGGTCCTATCACAGCGTCGATTCCTCGGATCAGGCATTCCGCATGGCGGCGATCCAGGCGATGCGCGAGGGGTTGCCGGACTGCCGGCCGGTGCTGCTGGAGCCTGTCCATCAGGTCACCATCGCCTGCCCGAGCGAGGCGACGGCGCGGATCAACGCCATCGTCTCGGCCCGGCGCGGGCAGCTTCTCGGCTTCGATGCAAGATCCGGCTGGAGCGGCTGGGACGAGGTGCAGGCCCTGATACCGGCGACCGAGCTGTCCGGGCTCATCGTCGAACTGCGCTCGGCGACTGCGGGCGTCGCGACCTATTCCAGCCGCTTCGACCATCTGGCGGAGCTGACGGGCAAGGCCGCCGACCTGGTGCTTGCACGGCACGGCCGTCAGGCCGCGTAA
- a CDS encoding DMT family transporter — MSRTLANTLLLLTALIWGSAFVAQATAMQHVGPLTFTGIRFLMAALAVLPFAIAETRLRRDRPLDLRTAGAFTALGLVFFAAISLQQIGLLTTTVTNAGFLTGIYVVLTPLVALLAFREKPHPVVWPASLVTLSGIYLLGGGALSALTTGDVLMLVCAVFCALHVGMIGSVVRHCARPLLLSVWQFAVVGTAAIIPGLLLEPVSIDAVLAAGPELLYTGLVSGGLAFTLQAIGQRWTRAADAAILLSSEALFAALFGALLLGERLGPAGLVGCVLIFASILAVQLVPMLVRRPREIVAAPAIVPPVPAETEPASPA, encoded by the coding sequence ATGAGCCGCACCCTCGCCAATACGCTTCTGCTTCTGACTGCCCTGATCTGGGGCTCCGCGTTCGTGGCGCAGGCCACGGCGATGCAGCATGTCGGCCCCCTCACCTTCACCGGCATCCGCTTCCTGATGGCGGCGCTTGCGGTCCTTCCCTTCGCCATCGCCGAAACGCGCCTGCGCCGCGACCGGCCGCTCGACCTGCGGACCGCCGGCGCCTTCACCGCGCTCGGACTGGTGTTCTTCGCGGCGATCTCGCTGCAGCAGATCGGCCTGCTCACCACCACCGTGACCAATGCCGGCTTTCTCACCGGCATCTATGTGGTGTTGACGCCGCTGGTCGCGCTGCTGGCCTTTCGCGAAAAGCCGCATCCGGTCGTTTGGCCCGCCTCGCTGGTCACGCTTAGCGGCATCTACCTGCTCGGCGGCGGCGCCTTGTCCGCGCTGACCACGGGCGATGTGCTGATGCTCGTCTGCGCGGTCTTCTGCGCGCTGCATGTCGGCATGATCGGCAGCGTCGTGCGCCACTGCGCCCGCCCTCTGCTTCTTTCGGTCTGGCAGTTCGCGGTGGTGGGAACGGCGGCGATCATTCCCGGCCTGCTGCTCGAGCCGGTCAGCATCGACGCGGTGCTGGCAGCCGGTCCCGAACTGCTCTACACCGGTCTCGTCTCCGGAGGCCTCGCCTTCACGCTGCAGGCCATCGGCCAGCGCTGGACACGGGCGGCGGACGCCGCGATCCTGCTGTCCTCCGAGGCACTGTTCGCCGCTCTGTTCGGCGCGCTGTTGCTGGGCGAGCGGCTCGGCCCGGCAGGCCTTGTCGGCTGCGTGCTGATCTTCGCCTCGATCCTCGCCGTCCAGCTGGTGCCGATGCTGGTGCGGCGCCCGCGCGAGATCGTGGCCGCCCCTGCCATCGTGCCGCCCGTCCCGGCCGAGACCGAGCCGGCCAGCCCGGCCTGA